The Sinomicrobium kalidii genome contains a region encoding:
- the gldJ gene encoding gliding motility lipoprotein GldJ, with translation MKINFKLLVLSLALTGGLVGCKNSGSNYKNTSRATGWKINDGEGGFEYNTNFKEQETAPGLVFIEGGTFTMGKVQDDIMHDWNNTPTQQHVQSFYMDETEVTNLMYLEYLDWLKKVFPPGTPMYENIYTGALPDTMVWRNRLGYNEVMTDNYLRHPAYANYPVVGVNWVQAVQFSEWRTDRVNELQLEQEGYIAEGTKNQVMAGDVGGTFSTGTYLMNPNTAYGGNIDSLQGRKKNEEDSTNVYAKLTSGVILPGYRLPTEAEWEYAAIAIVGNREYNNVRGRKKYPWEGEYTRSSKKSAKGDQLANFKQGKGDYGGIAGWSDDGADITAEVKSYPPNDFGLYDMAGNVAEWVADVYRPIVDDEANDFNYYRGNIYTKTAINDDGTVEVLNPDQVVYDTLPNGKVIAKNLPGEVVNTPLTEKDTYLRPNFSKSDNRNYRDGDQSSSRYFNRFYQEGEQSDESNTRKMYNSPKHKIETDAEGNMVLEYDKSNRRTTLIGDDVRVYKGGSWRDRAYWLDPAQRRYLPQYMATDYIGFRCAMSRVGSKAKKKRKRPRG, from the coding sequence ATGAAGATTAATTTTAAATTATTGGTATTGTCCTTAGCTCTGACCGGCGGGCTTGTGGGGTGTAAAAACTCCGGATCGAATTATAAAAATACATCAAGGGCCACCGGATGGAAAATAAACGACGGAGAAGGGGGCTTTGAATACAATACTAATTTTAAAGAACAGGAAACCGCTCCGGGCCTGGTTTTTATAGAAGGAGGTACTTTCACCATGGGGAAAGTGCAGGACGATATTATGCACGACTGGAACAATACGCCTACACAACAGCACGTGCAATCCTTCTATATGGATGAGACGGAAGTAACCAATCTTATGTACCTGGAATACCTGGACTGGCTAAAAAAGGTCTTCCCTCCCGGGACCCCAATGTATGAGAATATATATACCGGGGCACTTCCGGATACCATGGTATGGAGAAACCGCCTCGGGTATAATGAAGTGATGACCGACAATTATCTCCGTCATCCCGCGTATGCCAATTATCCCGTAGTAGGTGTTAACTGGGTACAGGCCGTACAGTTCAGTGAGTGGCGGACAGACCGGGTAAACGAACTGCAGCTCGAACAGGAAGGATATATCGCCGAGGGGACGAAAAACCAGGTGATGGCCGGCGACGTTGGCGGGACTTTCAGCACGGGAACCTACCTCATGAACCCCAATACGGCTTATGGGGGCAATATAGACAGCCTCCAGGGCAGGAAAAAAAATGAAGAAGACAGTACAAACGTATATGCCAAACTGACCAGTGGCGTGATCCTCCCCGGTTACAGGCTCCCTACAGAGGCTGAATGGGAATATGCTGCCATTGCCATTGTGGGCAACCGGGAGTATAACAATGTAAGAGGTCGGAAAAAATATCCCTGGGAAGGTGAGTATACCAGATCGTCCAAAAAATCGGCGAAAGGAGATCAACTGGCCAATTTCAAACAGGGAAAAGGAGACTACGGCGGTATTGCTGGATGGTCCGATGACGGTGCCGACATCACAGCCGAAGTAAAATCCTATCCTCCGAATGATTTCGGACTCTACGACATGGCCGGAAACGTGGCCGAATGGGTAGCCGATGTCTACCGCCCCATCGTGGATGATGAAGCCAATGACTTTAACTATTACCGGGGGAATATTTACACCAAAACCGCGATCAATGACGACGGGACCGTTGAAGTATTAAATCCGGATCAGGTCGTATATGACACCTTGCCCAACGGGAAGGTCATTGCCAAAAACCTGCCGGGGGAAGTGGTTAATACTCCGCTTACGGAAAAAGATACCTACCTGAGACCCAATTTTTCCAAGAGCGACAACAGGAACTACCGTGACGGCGACCAGAGTTCTTCCAGATATTTCAACAGGTTTTATCAGGAAGGTGAACAATCGGACGAAAGCAATACCCGGAAAATGTACAATTCCCCAAAACACAAGATCGAAACGGATGCAGAAGGGAACATGGTGCTGGAATACGATAAATCGAACCGAAGGACTACACTTATAGGCGATGATGTAAGAGTATATAAAGGCGGCTCGTGGAGAGACCGTGCCTACTGGCTCGATCCGGCCCAGCGAAGGTATTTGCCGCAATATATGGCTACCGACTACATAGGGTTCCGTTGCGCGATGTCCAGAGTCGGCTCCAAGGCCAAGAAAAAGCGAAAAAGACCAAGAGGCTGA